One segment of Cynocephalus volans isolate mCynVol1 chromosome 8, mCynVol1.pri, whole genome shotgun sequence DNA contains the following:
- the LOC134384660 gene encoding LOW QUALITY PROTEIN: liprin-alpha-1-like (The sequence of the model RefSeq protein was modified relative to this genomic sequence to represent the inferred CDS: deleted 1 base in 1 codon) — protein sequence MMREVMPTISEAEGSPGGSGSHASSSPSQADADSHIEQLIVSMLEERDQLLDTLRETQEMLALTQGKLHEVGHERDSLQRQLKTALPQEFAALMKERNVYREELLEREEEIAELKAERNNTRLLLEHLECLVSRHERSLRMTVVKRQAQSPAGVSSEVEVLKALKSLFEHHKTLDEKLRERLRVALERCGLLEEELGATHEELKILKEQNKQKKTLTDGALDMNHEQENTPSTNGKRSSDGSLSHEEDLAKVIELQEVINKQLREQSQMEEQLAALSKRISHLAELEEDLFTAREDLIKSEEMNTKLQRDIREAMVQKENMEERITTLEKCSLAAQREAMSVHDLNDKLENEIANKDSMHRQTEDKNLQLQERLELVEQKLQQTMRKAETLPEVEAELAQRVAALSKAEERQGNTEERLRQMEAQLEEKNQELQRARQREKMNEENNRRLSDTVDKLLSESNERLQLHLKERMAALEERNSLLGEVENAKKQLEDTQHDKDQLVLIIEALRAELDQMRLRGASLHHGRPHLGSVPDFRCPVADSHTDSYSTSAVLRRPQKGRLAALRDEPSKVQTLNEEDWERAQQASVLANAAQAFQSDVDVSDGEDEDAMNVRNSTGSQDGPVSNPSSSNSSQDSRHKAPKKKGIKSSISRLFGKKEKGRPGQAGKESLGHPGISETDNASQDALSLSKLGGQAEKSRKLPKKHELLDEARRQGLPFAQWDGQTVVVWLELWVGMPAWYVAACRANVKSGAIMSTLSDTEMKREIGISNPLHRLKLRLAIQEIMSLTSPSAPPTSRTTLAYGDMNHEWIGNEWLPSLGLPQYCSYFMQCLVDARMLDHLTKKDLRGQLKMVDGFHRNSFQCGMMCLRRLNYDRKELERKREESQNEVKDVLVWSNDRVIRWILSIGLKEYANNLLGSGVHGALLALDETFDFNALALLLRIPTRNTQARAVLEREFNNLLVMGTDRRFDEDDDKSFRRGPSWRKKFRPKNTHGLAAASAGTLSANLQITSSMSSPSTQPKKMQMDGSVSGTQRLDSPTVRIYSC from the exons ATGATGCGTGAGGTGATGCCAACCATCAGTGAAGCAGAAGGCTccccaggaggaagtgggagcCATGCATCCAGCTCGCCTTCACAGGCAGACGCAGATTCACATATAGAACAGTTGATCGTCTCCATGCTAGAAGAAAGGGACCAACTTCTTGACACTCTTAGAGAGACTCAAGAAATGCTGGCATTAACCCAGGGGAAATTACACGAAGTTGGTCATGAAAGAGATTCCTTGCAGAGACAGCTCAAAACTGCACTTCCACAGGAGTTTGCTGCACTTATGAAGGAACGGAATGTGTACAGGGAGGAGCTCcttgaaagggaagaagaaattgcTGAACTGAAGGCAGAAAGGAACAACACCAGGCTGCTTTTAGAACATTTGGAATGCCTTGTCTCTAGGCACGAGAGGTCTCTCAGGATGACCGTGGTGAAGAGACAGGCACAGTCCCCAGCAGGTGTGTCCAGCGAAGTTGAAGTGCTCAAAGCACTGAAGTCGTTGTTTGAGCACCACAAAACTCTGGATGAAAAGCTGAGAGAGAGATTACGAGTAGCACTTGAAAGGTGTGGTTTGTTAGAAGAAGAATTAGGTGCCACACACGAAGAGCTAAAGATTCTTAAAGAacagaataagcagaaaaaaacactaacagaTGGAGCACTTGACATGAACCATGAACAAGAAAATACCCCGAGCACGAATGGAAAGAGATCTTCTGATGGTTCGTTAAGCCACGAGGAGGACCTTGCTAAAGTAATAGAGCTCCAGGAAGTCATAAACAAGCAATTGAGGGAGCAGAGCCAAATGGAAGAGCAACTGGCCGCCCTCTCCA agagaatcagtcacctggcagagctggaggaagatctcttcacagccagggaagacttgatcaaatctgaggagatgaacacgaaattgcaacgggacattCGAGAAGCCATGGTCCAAAAGGAaaacatggaagagagaatcactaCTCTTGAAAAATGCTCCCTCGCTGCACAGCGTGAAGCCATGTCTGTGCATGACCTCAATGataaacttgaaaatgaaattgcaaacaAAGATTCTATGCATCGACAGACTGAGGATAAAAACCTCCAGTTACAGGAACGGCTGGAATTAGTggagcaaaagctgcagcagacCATGAGGAAAGCCGAGACACTCCCAGAGGTGGAGGCGGAGCTGGCCCAGAGGGTGGCAGCGCTCTCGAAGGCTGAAGAGAGACAGGGCAACACTGAAGAGAGGTTAAGACAGATGGAGGCGCAGCTGGAGGAAAAGAACCAAGAACTGCAGCgggcaaggcagagagaaaaaatgaatgaagagaatAATAGACGTTTATCAGACACTGTTGACAAGCTTCTTTCAGAATCTAATGAGAGGCTCCAGCTTCATCTGAAAGAGAGAATGGCTGCTCTAGAAGAAAGGAATTCTCTGTTAGGAgaagttgaaaatgcaaaaaagcaatTGGAAGATACACAACATGATAAGGATCAGCTCGTCTTAATCATTGAAGCATTGAGGGCTGAACTAGACCAAATGAGACTAAGAGGTGCTTCACTTCATCATGGCCGACCCCACTTGGGCAGTGTCCCAGATTTCAGGTGCCCTGTGGCAGACAGTCACACAGATTCCTACAGCACCAGTGCAGTGTTGCGGCGCCCCCAGAAAGGCCGCCTAGCTGCTCTACGGGATGAGCCTTCCAAGGTACAAACTCTTAATGAAGAGGATTGGGAACGTGCCCAACAGGCTAGTGTCTTAGCAAATGCAGCACAAGCTTTTCAGAGCGATGTCGATGTGTCTGATGGTGAAGATGAGGACGCCATGAACGTGAGAAACTCGACAGGCTCCCAGGACGGTCCCGTGAGCAATCCCAGCAGTAGTAACAGCAGCCAGGACTCGCGCCacaaagccccaaagaagaaGGGCATCAAGTCCTCTATCAGCCGCTTGTttggcaagaaagaaaagggccGACCTGGTCAAGCTGGCAAAGAATCATTAGGACACCCTGGTATTTCAGAGACAGATAATGCATCTCAAGATGCCTTGTCACTGAGCAAATTGGGAGGACAGGCTGAAAAAAGTCGTAAACTTCCAAAAAAGCATGAATTGCTCGATGAAGCCCGAAGACAAGGTTTGCCTTTTGCCCAGTGGGATGGGCAGACCGTAGTTGTGTGGTTGGAGCTCTGGGTGGGGATGCCCGCCTGGTATGTGGCTGCCTGCCGAGCCAACGTGAAGAGCGGGGCCATCATGTCAACCCTGTCGGACACCGAGATGAAGCGTGAGATCGGCATCAGCAACCCCCTGCATAGGCTGAAGCTGAGGCTGGCCATCCAAGAGATCATGTCTCTTACCAGCCCGTCCGCCCCTCCCACGTCACGAACGACACTCGCATATGGGGACATGAACCACGAGTGGATTGGGAACGAGTGGCTGCCCAGCCTGGGCCTCCCTCAGTACTGCAGCTACTTCATGCAGTGCCTGGTGGACGCCAGGATGCTGGACCACCTGACCAAGAAGGACCTCCGCGGGCAGCTGAAAATGGTCGACGGTTTCCACAGAAACAGTTTCCAGTGTGGAATGATGTGCCTGAGAAGATTAAACTATGACcgaaaagaactggaaagaaaaagagaagaaagtcagaaTGAAGTAAAAGATGTGCTTGTTTGGAGCAATGATCGAGTGATTCGCTGGATCCTGTCAATTGGCCTTAAAGAATATGCAAACAATCTTTTAGGGAGTGGCGTTCACGGTGCCCTTCTGGCCTTAGATGAAACCTTTGACTTCAACGCACTGGCGCTATTGTTACGGATCCCAACGCGGAATACACAGGCTCGTGCTGTCTTAGAAAGAGAATTTAACAACCTTTTGGTCATGGGGACTGACAGAAGGTTTGATGAAGACGATGATAAAAGC TTTAGGAGAGGAccttcatggagaaaaaaatttagaccaAAGAACACTCATGGCTTAGCTGCTGCATCAGCAGGGACTCTCTCTGCAAACTTGCAAATTACTTCTTCTATGTCTTCACCCTCCACGCAGCCAAAGAAGATGCAGATGGACGGCAGTGTGTCAGGAACACAGAGGTTGGATTCTCCCACAGTCAGGATTTACTCCTGCTAA